A part of Planococcus sp. MB-3u-03 genomic DNA contains:
- a CDS encoding transglycosylase domain-containing protein produces the protein MQDKLRRWLLKAEETTDRWTSHKWFKRFKITTGVIWNLAIILAIILVAGGVFAASAGAGYFASLVDEEQLRTEDEMLSDIYSYEETSQLYFADNTYLGKLQTDLDREETTLEDVSDVAIDAVLATEDEYFYEHEGIVPKAIMRGLFQDVSNSDSQTGGSTLTQQLIKNQILTNEVSYERKAKEILLAMRLEKFMNKEDIMEAYLNIIPYGRNSAGMNIAGIETAAKGIFNVPASELNLPQAAFIAGIPKAPFSYTPYGPGGTPKEGEALEPGLNRMKTVLYRMLETGYITEAEYQEALEYDIVADFRKDETRSYEDFPFVTAELEKRATRIIMDVLAEQNGVDPETLKQDQNLYEEYAILADRAVRSNGYRIHSSINKELYVAQENTQKAYQGYGTTLSEDYIDEDGETQTRQLPVQVGSVTLENDTGRILSFVGGRDHEIENLNHATQAYRSIGSTVKPLLVYGPALENGVIGAGSPVVDVKFTMNDNGSSYEPANFIPTSEQGIMPARDALAQSQNLPALRLFAQMRDEMPIQYMIDNGFSRVDENDGVVSAALGGGIEGSVEEVANAYATLANGGKHMETTIIDKIEDADGNVIYEHEAEAKDVFTPQASYVLTDMLRDVFKTDRGTANRANGMLKFNADFAGKTGTTQETRDVWLVGYNPNITMGVWLGYDKEKYSLDNFRNQNLQPSVRVNQLWANLMNTTYDVAPDAIGTGDKFQEPDGVVTRSFCGISGYAPSDACKKAGLVRSDLFIADIMTPKDGDDSLSSGSYTTINGKRYAALSNTPSEFVSGGGLGVSEEYVDRMLAPFGGDAGKLFPGSSRFSNVVSSAKFDADSAAPAPVGTSINGRTITWSDSASNDVVGYRVFRGGSRVASVSESSSNSYNAPGPGTYTVVAVDITGRQSAASNGVTIEAPKPEPKPEPAPEPEREETPAPSQETERQEPEEEPEEEPVEEEPAEETPAPEEPEEEEEAPPEEPEEPEEPEEPSEPETEAPESEEDAA, from the coding sequence GTGCAAGATAAATTAAGAAGATGGTTATTGAAGGCAGAGGAAACAACCGATAGATGGACTTCCCATAAGTGGTTCAAGCGTTTTAAAATTACCACGGGAGTCATTTGGAATTTGGCAATCATTCTAGCTATTATACTGGTGGCAGGCGGCGTATTTGCCGCATCGGCAGGAGCTGGCTATTTCGCTTCACTGGTGGACGAAGAACAGCTGCGGACCGAAGATGAAATGCTGTCGGACATCTATAGTTATGAAGAAACTTCCCAACTGTACTTCGCCGACAATACGTATCTTGGCAAATTGCAGACCGATCTTGACCGAGAAGAAACCACTTTGGAAGATGTCTCCGACGTGGCCATCGACGCAGTCCTGGCTACAGAAGATGAATATTTTTATGAACATGAAGGAATTGTCCCGAAAGCGATCATGCGCGGCTTGTTCCAGGATGTCTCCAATTCAGACAGCCAAACCGGCGGATCGACTTTGACGCAGCAATTGATCAAAAACCAAATTTTGACAAATGAAGTATCTTACGAGCGAAAAGCGAAAGAAATCCTCCTGGCCATGCGCCTTGAGAAATTCATGAACAAAGAAGATATCATGGAAGCTTACCTGAATATCATTCCATATGGCCGAAACTCGGCAGGCATGAATATCGCGGGAATCGAAACGGCAGCAAAAGGCATATTCAATGTGCCTGCAAGCGAGTTGAACTTGCCGCAGGCAGCATTCATCGCCGGAATCCCGAAAGCGCCTTTCAGCTATACACCATACGGGCCCGGCGGTACGCCTAAAGAAGGCGAAGCTTTAGAACCTGGCCTTAACCGCATGAAAACAGTGCTGTACCGCATGCTTGAAACGGGCTATATCACGGAAGCGGAATATCAAGAAGCTTTGGAATACGATATTGTCGCTGATTTCCGCAAAGATGAAACCCGTTCATACGAAGACTTCCCATTTGTGACAGCCGAGCTTGAAAAACGAGCCACCCGCATCATCATGGATGTATTGGCGGAACAAAACGGCGTAGATCCCGAAACACTGAAGCAAGACCAAAACCTTTATGAGGAATATGCGATTCTCGCAGACCGGGCCGTACGGTCGAACGGCTACCGCATCCATTCCAGCATCAATAAAGAGTTATATGTAGCGCAAGAAAACACACAGAAAGCCTACCAAGGATACGGCACGACTTTATCTGAAGATTATATTGATGAAGACGGCGAAACGCAAACCCGCCAATTGCCCGTACAAGTCGGCAGTGTCACATTGGAAAACGATACCGGCCGTATCTTGAGCTTCGTCGGCGGGCGTGACCACGAAATCGAGAACTTGAACCATGCAACGCAAGCTTACCGTTCGATCGGTTCGACGGTGAAGCCATTGCTAGTCTACGGCCCCGCACTGGAAAATGGCGTAATCGGCGCAGGCAGCCCAGTAGTCGATGTGAAGTTCACCATGAACGACAACGGCAGTAGCTACGAACCGGCAAACTTCATCCCGACAAGTGAACAAGGCATCATGCCGGCACGCGATGCACTCGCGCAATCCCAAAACCTTCCCGCTTTGCGTTTGTTTGCACAAATGCGTGATGAGATGCCGATCCAATACATGATCGACAACGGCTTCTCCCGCGTTGATGAAAACGATGGCGTCGTCTCAGCAGCACTTGGCGGCGGCATCGAAGGGTCGGTGGAAGAAGTCGCCAATGCCTACGCCACCTTAGCTAACGGCGGCAAGCATATGGAAACGACCATAATCGATAAAATCGAGGACGCAGACGGCAATGTCATCTATGAACATGAGGCCGAGGCGAAAGACGTTTTCACCCCTCAAGCTTCTTACGTATTGACCGATATGCTGCGCGATGTCTTCAAGACAGACCGCGGAACGGCAAACCGTGCAAACGGCATGCTCAAATTCAATGCTGATTTTGCAGGCAAGACCGGAACTACACAAGAAACACGCGACGTCTGGCTCGTCGGCTACAACCCTAACATCACGATGGGCGTCTGGCTCGGCTATGACAAGGAAAAATATTCGCTGGATAATTTCAGAAACCAGAACTTGCAGCCATCCGTCCGCGTCAACCAATTATGGGCGAACTTGATGAATACGACCTATGATGTTGCTCCTGACGCAATCGGTACCGGAGACAAATTCCAGGAACCTGACGGCGTCGTCACCCGCTCGTTCTGCGGCATTTCAGGCTACGCACCGAGCGATGCTTGTAAAAAAGCAGGTTTAGTCCGCTCCGACTTGTTCATCGCTGACATCATGACACCGAAAGACGGCGATGACAGCTTGAGCAGCGGATCGTATACGACCATCAACGGCAAACGCTATGCTGCCCTATCGAATACGCCAAGTGAATTTGTATCAGGCGGCGGCCTCGGTGTCTCGGAAGAATATGTCGACCGCATGCTCGCTCCATTTGGCGGAGACGCCGGCAAATTATTCCCTGGTAGCTCCAGGTTCAGCAATGTCGTTTCCAGCGCGAAATTCGACGCAGACAGCGCAGCCCCTGCACCGGTCGGAACATCGATCAATGGGCGCACAATCACTTGGAGCGATTCCGCTTCGAACGATGTCGTCGGCTACCGTGTTTTCCGCGGCGGCAGCAGAGTCGCTTCTGTTTCCGAATCAAGCAGCAACTCCTATAACGCACCTGGCCCCGGCACATACACAGTCGTCGCCGTGGATATCACAGGCCGGCAATCGGCCGCATCCAATGGCGTGACGATCGAAGCGCCAAAACCAGAGCCGAAACCGGAGCCTGCACCGGAACCGGAAAGAGAAGAAACTCCGGCTCCATCTCAAGAAACTGAAAGACAGGAACCGGAAGAAGAGCCGGAAGAAGAGCCTGTTGAGGAAGAACCGGCAGAAGAAACTCCAGCTCCAGAAGAACCGGAAGAAGAGGAAGAAGCACCACCTGAAGAACCTGAAGAACCGGAGGAACCAGAAGAGCCGTCAGAACCTGAGACGGAGGCTCCGGAAAGTGAAGAAGACGCAGCATAA
- a CDS encoding general stress protein: protein MSRVVGSYGTEMEAVEVIEDLQRQGYRDEDISVLSKDKRDVEHITEETGTQAGEGAAAGAATGGALGGLGGVLAGLGALAIPGIGPIVAAGPIAAGLAGAAAGAGVGGIAGALIGLGVPEDEAKSYEAQFKEGRILVLVEDDEAKQPDRNDVDRFTENDDPLIDTERSTNIRGDAGPGRDRL from the coding sequence ATGTCACGAGTTGTCGGATCTTACGGTACGGAAATGGAAGCGGTGGAAGTGATAGAAGATCTTCAGCGGCAAGGCTACCGCGACGAAGACATTTCGGTTCTCAGCAAAGATAAAAGAGACGTGGAGCATATAACCGAAGAAACCGGTACACAAGCCGGCGAAGGAGCAGCAGCCGGCGCGGCTACTGGCGGCGCGCTCGGCGGTCTCGGCGGCGTTTTGGCGGGGCTTGGGGCGCTGGCGATTCCGGGCATCGGGCCGATCGTAGCAGCCGGACCGATCGCAGCCGGTTTAGCAGGAGCAGCAGCGGGAGCAGGCGTCGGCGGGATAGCTGGCGCCTTGATCGGTCTCGGCGTCCCGGAAGACGAAGCCAAAAGCTATGAAGCCCAGTTCAAGGAAGGGCGGATACTCGTACTAGTGGAAGACGATGAAGCGAAACAGCCCGACCGCAATGATGTGGACCGGTTTACAGAAAATGATGATCCGTTGATCGACACGGAACGCTCAACAAATATTCGCGGTGATGCCGGGCCGGGGCGCGACCGGCTGTAA
- the rpsD gene encoding 30S ribosomal protein S4, which produces MSRYTGPAWKLSRRLGISLSGTGKELEKRPYAPGQHGANQRRKVSEYGLQLQEKQKLRFMYGVNERQFKTLFNKAGKMEGKHGENFMILLEARLDNVVYRLGLARTRRQARQLVNHGHILVDGKRVDIPSYAVKPGQTIAFREKSNNLDVVNEAIEVNSFVPEYVSIDADKKEGTFVRLPERSELSAEINEQLIVEFYSR; this is translated from the coding sequence ATGTCTCGTTATACAGGTCCAGCATGGAAACTGTCACGTCGCCTTGGAATTTCTTTGAGCGGCACAGGTAAAGAACTCGAAAAACGCCCTTACGCACCAGGTCAACACGGTGCTAACCAACGCCGTAAAGTTTCTGAATACGGTTTGCAATTGCAAGAAAAACAAAAACTACGCTTCATGTACGGAGTTAACGAACGCCAGTTCAAAACTTTGTTCAACAAAGCTGGTAAAATGGAAGGCAAACACGGCGAGAACTTCATGATCTTGCTTGAAGCACGCCTTGACAACGTCGTTTACCGCCTCGGCCTTGCGCGCACTCGCCGCCAAGCTCGCCAATTGGTAAACCACGGCCACATCCTTGTTGATGGCAAACGCGTAGACATCCCGTCTTACGCTGTAAAACCAGGACAAACAATCGCTTTCCGCGAAAAGTCCAACAACCTTGATGTTGTGAACGAAGCGATCGAAGTAAACAGCTTCGTTCCAGAATACGTTTCAATCGACGCTGACAAAAAAGAAGGCACATTCGTCCGTCTCCCAGAGCGCAGCGAATTGTCTGCTGAAATCAACGAACAATTGATCGTTGAGTTCTACTCACGTTAA
- a CDS encoding GAF domain-containing protein has product MFATSTYSGTREEQYNLLNKQLDALLAGEPNRIANLSNASALLGQFLDRINWVGFYLMEEGELVLGPFQGMPACVRIPVGKGVCGTAIDKNETMLIDDVHAFPGHIACDAASRSEIVVPLFKDGEAYGVLDIDSPELARFTEEDRIGLEKFAETLLKHI; this is encoded by the coding sequence ATGTTTGCTACATCTACTTATAGCGGCACACGCGAAGAACAATACAATCTGCTCAACAAACAATTGGACGCCCTGCTTGCAGGCGAGCCGAACCGCATCGCCAATTTATCGAACGCTTCCGCATTGCTTGGCCAATTCCTCGACCGCATCAATTGGGTCGGATTTTATTTGATGGAAGAGGGCGAGCTTGTCCTCGGCCCATTCCAGGGAATGCCGGCTTGTGTCCGCATCCCGGTCGGAAAAGGGGTATGCGGTACGGCCATCGACAAAAACGAAACAATGCTCATTGATGATGTCCATGCTTTCCCTGGCCATATCGCCTGCGACGCAGCTTCCCGTTCGGAAATCGTGGTCCCACTATTCAAAGACGGTGAAGCTTACGGCGTGCTCGACATCGATAGCCCGGAACTTGCCCGTTTTACGGAAGAAGATCGCATTGGACTTGAAAAGTTTGCAGAAACATTATTGAAGCACATCTAA
- the hisJ gene encoding histidinol-phosphatase HisJ: protein MNKRDGHIHTPFCPHGTNDPFHAYIEKAEKNGFSDISFTEHAPLPAGFTDTTPDQDSGMELGELNTYFEALDDAKAQAPDMRIRSGLEVDFIQGFEKQTAQLLEQAGPKLEDAILSVHFLRYQDRWICSDFSPEVFMEVAKDMGSVQAVYDLYYDTVEASILADLGPYKPKRIGHPTLCHKFQHVHQEQIDDDARIRKILRMIKQHGYELDVNSAGLSKPGCLEFYPPEPYIAYARELGIPLVFGSDAHSAEGLHKYADRFYTEHY, encoded by the coding sequence ATGAATAAACGCGATGGCCATATCCACACCCCCTTCTGCCCCCACGGAACAAACGACCCGTTCCATGCTTATATCGAAAAAGCGGAAAAAAATGGATTCTCAGATATCAGTTTTACCGAGCATGCCCCTCTGCCTGCCGGCTTTACAGATACGACGCCCGATCAAGACAGCGGCATGGAGCTGGGCGAATTGAACACTTATTTCGAGGCGCTCGATGATGCGAAAGCGCAAGCTCCGGACATGCGGATCCGCAGCGGCTTGGAAGTGGATTTTATCCAAGGCTTCGAAAAACAGACAGCTCAATTGCTCGAACAAGCCGGGCCAAAACTGGAAGACGCCATTCTGTCGGTCCATTTCCTGCGCTATCAGGACCGCTGGATCTGTTCGGATTTTAGCCCGGAAGTGTTTATGGAAGTTGCGAAAGACATGGGTTCGGTGCAGGCCGTCTATGATCTCTATTATGATACGGTCGAAGCTTCCATATTGGCGGACCTCGGCCCCTATAAACCGAAACGCATCGGACACCCGACTTTATGCCATAAATTCCAGCACGTCCATCAGGAACAGATCGATGACGATGCCCGCATCCGCAAGATCCTCAGAATGATCAAACAACACGGCTACGAACTGGACGTCAATTCCGCAGGGCTGTCAAAACCAGGCTGCCTGGAATTCTATCCGCCGGAGCCTTATATCGCCTATGCACGAGAACTCGGCATCCCGCTCGTCTTCGGATCTGATGCCCATAGTGCTGAAGGCTTGCACAAATACGCAGATCGCTTTTATACTGAACACTATTAA
- the ezrA gene encoding septation ring formation regulator EzrA encodes MMEYIIIAVIILLALLIIGMVFRKKHNAEIERLEQLKLQLKEKPIMEELTKVKQLNLNGQTEEMFERWRNKWDEIMDVDIPKIDATLYDAEESIKRFNFPKASKLEKQAEVKIDDADRQIAVIFAELDELIGSEEKNRSEMDLIQDKYVRARKNLLAHKSSYGAAAGPLEKRLESFVQRFEEYDQLTEEGNYLRARETVINLSADSAQAFMLVDDIPMMLTEIDEKIPQDLTQLRQGKQEMEEQSYYLNHLGLTEKIEEIEQELAVLKKQLETLEVTDSKNQVDEIKDRIDAMYDLLEKEVAAKHYIDQHLMDTERHLQVVARDTQELEEESRYVQHSYKITVQEAAIPKTCLEKVEQLAKRFELLANRLEEDQSAYSSLQDELMHIREDLTIVDSTQMDFTDALKNLRVEENKARIHVEELRRRLQETDRMLHKANIPGIPEDMDVRLEEAEEHLFVAMRALREVPLNMKLVDNYMEQAETSITDVEIKAKEMVENVLLVERIIQYGNRYRKTNPQLHAHLLEAEESFRQMRYTKALEEAATAVENFEPGSMKRIEVLVKDKD; translated from the coding sequence ATGATGGAGTATATCATCATTGCGGTCATCATTCTATTGGCGCTGCTTATCATCGGCATGGTGTTTCGAAAAAAACACAATGCGGAAATCGAGCGTCTGGAACAACTGAAACTGCAACTAAAAGAGAAACCAATTATGGAAGAACTTACTAAAGTGAAACAATTAAACTTGAATGGCCAGACAGAAGAAATGTTCGAGCGCTGGCGCAATAAATGGGACGAAATCATGGATGTCGATATCCCGAAAATAGACGCAACACTCTATGACGCAGAAGAATCGATCAAACGTTTTAATTTCCCGAAAGCTTCCAAACTCGAAAAACAAGCCGAAGTGAAAATAGATGATGCCGACCGGCAAATCGCGGTCATTTTCGCGGAACTGGACGAGTTGATCGGCAGTGAAGAGAAGAACCGCAGCGAAATGGATCTAATCCAGGATAAATACGTTCGCGCCCGCAAAAACTTGCTCGCGCATAAGTCTTCGTACGGCGCGGCTGCCGGGCCGCTTGAGAAGCGCTTGGAATCATTTGTCCAACGCTTCGAGGAATACGACCAGTTGACGGAAGAAGGCAATTACTTAAGAGCACGGGAGACGGTCATCAATTTGTCGGCTGACAGCGCACAAGCCTTTATGCTGGTAGACGATATCCCGATGATGCTGACGGAAATCGATGAGAAGATTCCGCAGGATTTGACTCAACTGCGCCAAGGCAAACAAGAGATGGAAGAGCAGTCGTATTACCTCAACCATCTTGGGTTGACCGAGAAAATCGAAGAAATCGAGCAAGAGCTGGCTGTCTTGAAAAAACAACTGGAAACTTTAGAAGTAACCGATAGCAAAAACCAAGTCGACGAAATTAAAGACCGGATCGACGCCATGTACGACCTGCTTGAAAAAGAAGTGGCGGCAAAACATTATATCGACCAGCATTTGATGGACACAGAGCGCCACCTGCAAGTGGTTGCGCGCGATACCCAGGAACTGGAAGAAGAAAGCCGTTATGTGCAGCACAGCTATAAAATCACGGTCCAAGAAGCGGCAATTCCGAAGACTTGCTTAGAGAAAGTCGAACAGCTTGCAAAGCGCTTTGAATTATTGGCGAACCGCTTGGAAGAAGACCAATCCGCCTATTCGAGCCTTCAGGACGAATTGATGCACATCCGTGAAGATTTGACGATCGTCGATTCCACACAGATGGACTTCACCGATGCATTGAAAAACCTGCGTGTTGAGGAAAACAAAGCCCGTATTCATGTAGAAGAATTGAGGCGCCGCCTTCAGGAAACGGACCGCATGCTGCATAAAGCGAACATCCCGGGCATTCCGGAAGACATGGATGTCCGCCTCGAGGAAGCAGAAGAGCATTTGTTTGTTGCGATGCGCGCGCTTCGCGAAGTGCCCCTTAATATGAAGCTAGTCGATAATTACATGGAGCAAGCAGAAACTAGCATTACGGATGTGGAGATCAAAGCGAAAGAAATGGTCGAAAACGTCTTGCTGGTGGAACGCATTATCCAGTACGGAAACCGTTACCGGAAGACGAATCCACAGCTTCACGCCCATCTTTTGGAAGCGGAAGAATCGTTCCGCCAAATGCGCTATACGAAAGCGCTCGAAGAAGCGGCGACGGCTGTCGAGAATTTCGAACCCGGTTCGATGAAACGCATTGAAGTGCTCGTAAAAGATAAGGACTAA
- a CDS encoding cysteine desulfurase family protein, with the protein MIYLDNSATTEPDPQVLETYVKASSRYFANPASLHRLGNQAEDLLESARSQIKGLLGYGRIIFTSGGTEANNLAIRGAAHANQEKGRHIISCKTEPPSVLEPLKQLEKEGFEITLLSVDRKGAIDLADLQQALRVDTILVSLMQVNNEIGTIHPLADIRRMLNNHRALFHVDAVQGAGKLPLSEQEMPDLLTVSAHKFHGLKNSGVLAVHKAELEPILFGGGQEGGLRSGTVSVPNAAALAKALRLATPNPDHLEWNAELRSFFAGYKDIYIVSPSGAAPHILAVAIAGMRGETLVGALQQEGVIVSTSSACSSKNRQASHVIEAIGLPREYRDGTIRISFGAMTTHEDISELKKRFHKAHQLIKGVEQS; encoded by the coding sequence ATGATTTATTTGGATAATAGCGCAACGACCGAACCCGACCCGCAAGTGCTCGAAACCTATGTAAAGGCGAGCAGCCGCTATTTCGCGAATCCGGCATCGCTTCATCGCTTGGGAAACCAAGCGGAAGACTTGCTCGAGTCGGCGCGCAGCCAGATCAAGGGTCTGCTCGGCTATGGGCGAATAATTTTCACATCCGGCGGCACCGAAGCGAATAACCTGGCGATTCGGGGGGCCGCTCATGCCAATCAAGAAAAAGGCCGGCACATCATCTCGTGCAAAACCGAACCCCCATCGGTTTTGGAACCGTTGAAGCAACTCGAAAAAGAAGGATTTGAAATCACGTTGCTTTCAGTCGATAGAAAAGGCGCGATCGATCTCGCTGACCTGCAGCAGGCGCTTCGGGTAGATACAATTCTCGTCAGCCTGATGCAAGTCAATAATGAAATCGGCACGATCCATCCGCTGGCAGACATTCGGCGCATGCTTAACAACCACCGGGCGCTGTTTCATGTTGACGCCGTGCAAGGCGCCGGTAAACTGCCACTAAGCGAGCAAGAGATGCCCGATTTACTAACCGTCTCTGCACATAAGTTTCATGGGTTGAAGAACAGCGGGGTTTTGGCCGTCCATAAGGCGGAACTCGAACCAATCTTGTTCGGCGGCGGCCAAGAAGGCGGACTTCGCAGTGGCACGGTCTCGGTTCCGAATGCTGCAGCATTGGCAAAAGCATTGCGCCTTGCAACACCAAACCCCGATCATCTAGAATGGAATGCGGAATTGCGCAGCTTTTTCGCTGGATACAAAGACATTTACATCGTCAGCCCATCCGGTGCAGCGCCGCATATCCTGGCTGTGGCGATCGCTGGCATGCGCGGGGAGACTTTAGTCGGTGCCTTGCAGCAAGAAGGCGTCATCGTTTCCACTTCGAGCGCCTGTTCTTCCAAGAATAGGCAGGCAAGCCACGTCATTGAAGCAATCGGCTTGCCGCGCGAATACCGTGACGGCACAATCCGCATCAGCTTTGGCGCTATGACCACCCATGAAGACATCAGCGAATTGAAGAAACGTTTCCATAAAGCGCATCAATTGATCAAAGGAGTCGAACAATCATGA
- the thiI gene encoding tRNA uracil 4-sulfurtransferase ThiI — translation MKTNQILIRYGELSTKGRNRKAFISRLRNNIQTLFAGTPTLRIKAERDRMFLFCDDEQGMEDILSRLPYVFGIQSFSPVTQTSLELDEMKHTALSIVSKMDTADKSFKVSVKRPNKEFPYEKPEIMRTIGGYVLGNTPELTVAMKNPDIDLNVEIRQDAAYMMAETIQGAAGLPIGAGGRALLMLSGGIDSPVAGYHMLKRGVRLELIHFFSPPFTTERAKEKVLDLAEKLSGFGSPVTLHIIPFTEIQQEVHKQVPDNITMTSTRRMMMRIADAVRAKTDAKAIITGESLGQVASQTLESLQAINAVTTTPILRPLIAQDKLEIIETAQAIGTYDISIRPYEDCCTIFTPANPKTKPKTDKVEHYESFVSFDEMIEQAVAEREIIEFPRKKQQRFEDLL, via the coding sequence ATGAAAACCAATCAAATACTTATCCGCTACGGCGAGCTGTCGACAAAAGGCCGCAACCGGAAAGCGTTCATCTCACGGCTCCGCAATAATATACAGACTTTGTTCGCAGGCACGCCGACATTGCGCATCAAAGCAGAACGCGACCGGATGTTCTTATTCTGCGACGATGAACAAGGCATGGAAGATATTTTGTCTCGCTTGCCTTACGTATTCGGCATCCAGTCATTCAGCCCTGTGACACAGACTAGCCTAGAATTGGATGAGATGAAGCATACCGCTTTGTCGATTGTCAGTAAGATGGACACTGCGGACAAGAGCTTTAAAGTTTCCGTCAAAAGGCCGAATAAGGAATTTCCCTACGAAAAGCCGGAGATCATGCGCACGATCGGGGGTTATGTACTCGGCAATACGCCCGAACTGACAGTCGCGATGAAAAATCCGGACATCGATTTGAATGTCGAAATCCGCCAAGACGCCGCTTATATGATGGCTGAAACGATCCAAGGCGCAGCCGGCTTGCCAATCGGCGCAGGCGGCAGGGCGCTATTGATGCTGTCAGGCGGCATTGACAGCCCCGTTGCCGGCTATCATATGCTGAAGCGCGGGGTAAGGCTTGAACTGATCCATTTCTTCAGCCCGCCGTTTACGACAGAACGCGCAAAAGAGAAAGTGCTCGATCTCGCGGAGAAATTGAGCGGCTTCGGATCCCCTGTCACTTTGCATATCATCCCGTTCACCGAAATCCAGCAGGAAGTCCATAAACAGGTGCCGGATAATATCACGATGACGTCCACGCGGCGCATGATGATGCGCATAGCGGATGCCGTGCGCGCAAAAACGGACGCCAAAGCAATCATCACCGGTGAAAGCCTCGGCCAAGTCGCCAGCCAGACGCTTGAAAGCCTTCAGGCGATCAACGCCGTGACGACGACGCCGATTTTGCGCCCCTTGATCGCACAGGACAAACTCGAAATCATCGAAACGGCACAAGCGATCGGCACATACGATATTTCCATCCGGCCATATGAGGATTGCTGCACGATCTTCACGCCAGCCAACCCGAAAACGAAACCGAAAACGGATAAAGTAGAGCATTATGAAAGCTTTGTCTCGTTCGACGAAATGATCGAACAAGCGGTAGCAGAACGCGAGATCATCGAATTCCCGAGAAAGAAACAACAGCGCTTCGAAGACTTGCTGTAA